A genomic window from Gossypium hirsutum isolate 1008001.06 chromosome D10, Gossypium_hirsutum_v2.1, whole genome shotgun sequence includes:
- the LOC107916136 gene encoding uncharacterized protein, which produces MARLPSPIFWKRCSSLPAKPDSNLFPSVDVPSSEKLSEEQNKSDKGGKDAVVSRSLSVPGRSVVIVRSASFDTHKKNVPADNGDDKSKVVPLESNDEEIPEEEALCRICMDVCEEGNTLKMECSCKGALQLVHESCAVKWFSTKGNKNCEVCMQEVRNLPVTLLRLPPNSLRGNRRARRGSRQNVNSQNSPSESASAWQDFVLLVLISSVCYFFFLEQLLILNLKAQAIVIAAPFALTLALLASILAVILAIKQYIWTYAAFEFTLVAIIFYVSYSLLHLKPIVAILLSGTFSFGIAMAVNALYIYYFDMRVRITENPNPV; this is translated from the exons ATGGCTCGTTTGCCTTCCCCTATTTTTTGGAAAAGATGTTCGTCTCTGCCCGCTAAACCTGACTCAAATTTGTTTCCATCCGTGGACGTGCCTTCTTCTGAAAAATTGTCCGAGGAACAGAATAAATCAGAT AAAGGAGGAAAGGATGCTGTGGTGTCACGGTCCCTGTCGGTGCCCGGACGAAGTGTTGTTATAGTACGATCGGCTTCTTTCGATACCCATAAAAAGAATGTCCCTGCAGATAATGGTGATG ATAAAAGTAAAGTGGTTCCTCTAGAAAGCAATGATGAGGAGATTCCAGAAGAGGAAGCTTTGTGCCGAATCTGTATGGATGTATGTGAAGAAGGAAATACACTCAAAATGGAATGCAGCTGCAAAGGCGCCCTTCAACTCGTGCACGAGTCATGTGCTGTTAAGTGGTTTAGCACTAAAGGAAACAAAAACTGCGAGGTATGCATGCAGGAAGTGCGGAATTTACCTGTAACTTTACTGCGGTTGCCTCCTAATTCTCTAAGGGGTAATAGACGTGCTCGAAGGGGCAGTAGACAGAATGTTAATTCACAGAACTCACCATCCGAATCCGCGAG TGCCTGGCAGGATTTCGTGTTGCTCGTGTTAATTAGCTCAGTATGCTATTTCTTCTTCCTCGAGCAGCTACTG ATTCTTAACTTGAAGGCTCAAGCAATTGTGATTGCAGCACCATTTGCGCTTACCCTAGCCCTTTTAGCATCTATCTTGGCTGTCATCTTAG CAATCAAGCAGTATATATGGACATATGCAGCTTTTGAGTTTACACTCGTTGCAATAATTTTCTATGTATCATATTCCCTG CTCCATCTGAAGCCTATTGTTGCAATACTGCTTTCCGGAACGTTTAGTTTTGGGATAGCTATGGCAGTCAATGCATTGTATATCTACTATTTCGATATGCGAGTTCGGATTACAGAAAATCCTAACCCAGTATGA